From Papaver somniferum cultivar HN1 unplaced genomic scaffold, ASM357369v1 unplaced-scaffold_29, whole genome shotgun sequence, a single genomic window includes:
- the LOC113341342 gene encoding histone H1-like encodes MEKKHKDVLPASYKKTLGVQLKNCVANRKLIKVEASSFSSTEKGLVRSGNPFQPHPTTTAVVPTTFKKSETTTAAPKKKKTAAPAKKVAATTPTKKVQFAE; translated from the exons ATGGAAAAGAAACACAAAGATGTATTACCTGCAAGTTACAAGAAAACGTTAGGTGTCCAATTGAAGAATTGTGTTGCTAATCGGAAATTGATTAAGGTTGAAGCTTCTTCTTTCAGCTCAACAGAAAAAGGATTGGTAAGATCTG GAAACCCATTTCAACCTCACCCAACTACTACTGCTGTTGTTCCAactaccttcaagaaatctgaaACTACTACTGCTGCacctaagaagaagaaaactgcCGCTCCTGCAAAGAAAGTTGCTGCTACTACTCCTACAAAGAAAGTACAATTTGCAGAATGA
- the LOC113341343 gene encoding uncharacterized protein LOC113341343, whose protein sequence is MKQWLLVRRWYRAGGDCKGETSESENESDTTSPTDEDQIAMPVDDASSAVVAENKADIAAAKFNSDDDYLQKDISEVYNAILGAQNNIGLGILPPLDAVKIPIDKFKAIMEIVGLDYEDVGDYPPHQHYMRVRIRTLQDTS, encoded by the exons ATGAAACAGTGGCTTTTGGTGAG AAGATGGTATCGTGCTGGTGGTGACTGCAAGGGAGAGACTTCTGAATCAGAAAATGAAAGTGACACCACTTCACCAACTGATGAGGACCAGATTGCTATGCCTGTGGATGATGCTTCTTCTGCAGTTGTTGCTGAAAACAAGGCAGACATa GCAGCAGCAAAATTTAACTCTGACGATGATTATCTGCAAAAAGATATTTCTGAAGTTTATAACGCAATATTGGGCGCTCAGAATAACATAGGATTAGGTATTCTACCTCCTCTTGACGCTGTCAAGATTCCGATAGACAAATTTAAAGCCATAATGGAAATAGTGGGTCTTGACTATGAAGACGTTGGGGATTATCCGCCTCACCAGCATTATATGAGAGTAAGGATTCGTACTTTACAAGACACTTCATGA